The following proteins are co-located in the Trichocoleus sp. FACHB-46 genome:
- the infC gene encoding translation initiation factor IF-3 — MSTRAPLIEKKQNRDLPQINERIRFPKIRVIDTDGAQLGILTPREALQIAEEKELDLVLVSDKADPPVCRIMDYGKFKFEQEKKAREAKKKQHTSDVKEVKMRYKIEEHDYNVRINQAERFLKAGDKVKATIMFRGREIQHSDLAETLLMRMAKDLQEMAEVQQFPKKEGRNMMMLLAPKKA, encoded by the coding sequence TTGTCAACCAGAGCACCTTTAATCGAGAAAAAACAAAATCGTGATTTACCCCAAATCAACGAGCGCATTCGATTTCCTAAGATTCGGGTAATTGATACTGATGGTGCACAACTAGGTATTCTTACCCCTCGGGAAGCGCTGCAAATTGCAGAGGAAAAAGAACTAGATCTCGTACTGGTTAGTGATAAAGCCGATCCTCCGGTTTGCCGGATTATGGATTACGGCAAATTTAAATTTGAGCAAGAGAAAAAAGCTAGAGAAGCTAAAAAGAAGCAGCATACTTCTGATGTGAAGGAAGTAAAGATGCGCTACAAAATCGAAGAACACGATTACAACGTTCGCATTAACCAGGCCGAGCGTTTTCTCAAGGCAGGAGACAAGGTCAAAGCGACAATTATGTTTCGAGGCCGTGAGATTCAACATAGCGACTTGGCTGAAACTCTGTTGATGCGGATGGCGAAAGACTTGCAGGAAATGGCTGAAGTTCAGCAATTTCCTAAAAAAGAGGGACGCAATATGATGATGTTGCTTGCGCCTAAAAAAGCCTAA
- a CDS encoding HEAT repeat domain-containing protein, translated as MTLKNRWLAKDSLGQKLLRWVNLRPEESERTMLMFAFYTTTSIGLLWLEASTVALFLKEYGADKLPWIYIASAGIGSSLGFIYSWMQRILPLRRVIVLTALLMAVPLLLFRFGLDAAGGATIGSLTVLSLTVLLMRLWLEAIYVLNDLNTSITANQLFNIREIKRTFPLISSGVLVADVISGFSLPFLLSFIKLSDVILISCLVMALGAGVLFYLSQSYNQFFPEAPRRRLEEAHPDHLIARRLKGPLRRYVILLFAFFMMAQVLFLLVDFQFLSQLENQQLEGQGLVGGIASFLGLFNGVLGIFELATQWFASSRVIERIGVFTTAMFLPIAIIALGSFSMTGLVPLFVGLVILKFLDELLHYTLFTSTGPVLFQPLPESVRSGLQSLVRGVAEPIATGLTGLSILGIIWFCRNTQIGVQLQDWIFLAQIILLATIWLCTVWLLRSRYVGLLVVGAERGQLSISDVDLRELKRAVIETLNRPGTEADKRSCIELLSQIDLQNVGEALAPLLANLPPALQRQSLEAMLVHPSESYVNPVRALIEQPLFPEVLAVALRYIWLTEREPDIRQLRPYLRPEVDAVVRGTAASLMLRRGTPRQKAEATNTLRQMLTHKQERERVMGCRALGEAVYLQALRLYIPTLLQDESLRVRCALLEAIAATHLEEYYPSLLRGLHYKSTREAAMRALVRLDNEAIPLLVELAEDIHKPDLVRMQAWSAIGQIASREALDVLVAHLMTAWGANRRNVLRILLKMPHELGIDAISDRLGRSGVETLIDQEILFIGQLYAALVDLSWEQVLGAEADLLRRALTDVQTDAVERLFLLMKVLYPLEAIQAASINLQSASPSSVAQGLEILDNTLDIANKRALLSVLDRRPDLDKLQSLSDMVTYEPMNASDRLRYLLDLRYFLPDWPLACCFHLARQARWSLTSEQILACLRYPTGYVREAVLTYLKVASPRALKELLPKLTNDPDRLVAAQVQQMMAELGLKHSRPQPNGSKPPGPAANFSDIAGLETI; from the coding sequence ATGACGCTAAAAAATCGGTGGCTTGCTAAAGATAGCCTTGGCCAAAAGCTACTGCGATGGGTCAACCTCCGCCCGGAAGAAAGCGAACGTACCATGTTGATGTTTGCTTTTTACACCACAACCTCTATAGGGTTGCTGTGGTTAGAAGCAAGTACAGTCGCCCTGTTCTTGAAGGAATACGGAGCCGATAAGCTGCCCTGGATTTATATTGCTAGCGCTGGTATTGGGTCAAGTCTAGGGTTTATCTACTCTTGGATGCAGCGAATTCTACCGTTGCGTCGAGTGATTGTTCTAACTGCGTTATTAATGGCAGTTCCCTTGCTCTTGTTTCGCTTTGGCCTTGATGCAGCAGGCGGGGCCACGATTGGCAGCCTTACGGTTCTAAGTTTGACCGTTTTGTTGATGCGGCTGTGGCTAGAAGCTATCTACGTGCTCAACGACCTCAATACCTCCATTACCGCCAATCAACTTTTTAACATCCGAGAAATTAAACGAACTTTTCCATTAATTAGTAGTGGCGTGTTAGTGGCAGATGTCATTAGCGGGTTTTCGCTGCCATTTCTCCTCTCGTTCATCAAGCTTTCTGATGTCATTCTAATTTCCTGCCTCGTCATGGCTTTGGGGGCAGGGGTTTTGTTCTACCTCAGCCAAAGTTACAACCAGTTTTTTCCAGAGGCTCCACGCAGACGTCTGGAAGAAGCGCATCCTGATCACCTGATTGCCCGTCGCCTCAAAGGGCCGTTACGCCGTTATGTCATCTTGTTGTTTGCCTTCTTCATGATGGCGCAGGTCTTGTTCTTGCTGGTAGATTTTCAATTTCTGAGCCAATTGGAGAACCAGCAATTAGAAGGGCAAGGATTGGTCGGTGGGATTGCTAGCTTTTTAGGCCTCTTTAATGGTGTCCTTGGCATTTTTGAGCTAGCAACGCAGTGGTTTGCCTCTAGCCGAGTTATTGAGCGCATTGGGGTGTTTACGACCGCGATGTTTTTGCCAATAGCAATTATTGCTTTAGGCTCTTTTTCGATGACAGGTCTCGTGCCGCTTTTTGTTGGGTTAGTGATTCTTAAGTTTTTAGATGAGTTACTGCACTACACCTTATTTACCAGCACTGGCCCTGTGCTTTTTCAACCGTTACCTGAAAGTGTCCGCAGTGGGCTGCAATCTTTGGTCCGAGGTGTGGCTGAACCAATCGCCACTGGTTTAACCGGACTCAGCATTTTAGGGATTATTTGGTTTTGTCGGAACACGCAGATAGGCGTACAGCTACAAGATTGGATCTTTTTGGCCCAAATTATTCTTCTGGCAACGATTTGGTTATGCACAGTTTGGTTGCTACGGAGCCGCTATGTTGGGCTACTGGTGGTAGGTGCAGAACGGGGACAACTGAGTATTTCAGATGTCGATTTGCGGGAGCTAAAGCGAGCTGTAATTGAGACACTTAATCGTCCAGGTACAGAAGCAGATAAGCGTTCTTGCATTGAATTACTCAGCCAGATCGATCTCCAAAATGTAGGGGAGGCGCTAGCTCCATTGTTGGCTAATTTGCCACCAGCCTTGCAGCGGCAGAGTTTAGAGGCGATGTTGGTGCATCCCAGTGAATCTTACGTAAACCCAGTTAGAGCCCTAATTGAACAACCTCTGTTTCCAGAAGTGTTGGCAGTAGCGTTGCGCTATATCTGGCTCACAGAGCGAGAGCCAGATATTCGTCAGTTGCGGCCTTACCTACGCCCAGAGGTGGATGCGGTGGTACGAGGCACGGCTGCCTCTCTCATGTTGCGCCGGGGCACACCTCGACAGAAAGCGGAGGCTACCAACACCTTGCGGCAAATGCTCACCCATAAACAAGAGCGGGAGCGGGTGATGGGCTGTCGCGCTTTGGGAGAAGCTGTTTACTTGCAAGCGCTGCGGCTTTACATCCCGACTTTGCTTCAAGATGAATCTTTACGAGTGCGTTGTGCTTTACTGGAGGCGATCGCAGCCACTCATTTAGAAGAATATTATCCTTCTCTATTGCGGGGCTTGCATTACAAATCCACCCGTGAAGCCGCTATGCGGGCACTGGTCAGGCTAGACAATGAGGCGATTCCGCTGTTAGTAGAGCTGGCAGAAGATATTCACAAGCCCGATCTAGTCCGGATGCAAGCTTGGAGCGCCATTGGACAGATTGCGAGTCGAGAGGCCTTAGATGTACTTGTGGCTCATTTGATGACGGCTTGGGGAGCCAACCGACGCAATGTTCTCCGAATCTTGTTGAAAATGCCCCATGAACTCGGAATTGATGCTATATCCGATCGCTTGGGACGAAGTGGGGTTGAAACCCTAATCGATCAAGAAATTCTGTTTATTGGTCAGCTTTACGCTGCCTTAGTCGATCTCAGCTGGGAACAAGTTTTAGGGGCAGAAGCGGATTTACTGCGCCGGGCCTTGACGGATGTGCAAACTGATGCCGTGGAGCGCTTATTCTTGCTCATGAAGGTACTTTATCCTTTAGAAGCGATTCAGGCAGCTTCGATTAATCTACAATCTGCCTCACCATCGAGCGTGGCTCAGGGGCTGGAAATTCTAGACAATACTTTAGATATTGCTAACAAGCGGGCTCTACTCAGTGTGCTCGATCGCCGTCCAGACTTAGATAAACTGCAAAGCCTCTCTGATATGGTGACCTATGAACCGATGAATGCCAGCGATCGCCTGCGCTACTTATTAGATTTGCGATACTTTCTACCCGACTGGCCTTTAGCTTGCTGTTTTCACTTAGCCCGCCAAGCTCGCTGGAGCCTGACGTCTGAGCAGATTTTAGCTTGTCTGCGCTACCCCACAGGGTATGTGCGAGAGGCAGTGCTGACTTATTTGAAAGTTGCCTCTCCGAGAGCACTCAAGGAGCTTTTGCCCAAGCTCACCAATGACCCAGACCGATTGGTAGCCGCTCAAGTACAGCAGATGATGGCAGAATTGGGCTTAAAGCATTCCAGACCTCAACCAAACGGCTCTAAACCACCGGGTCCCGCTGCTAATTTCTCTGATATCGCAGGCTTAGAAACTATTTAA
- a CDS encoding DUF1257 domain-containing protein — protein MSHFSTLRTKITDAEILKASLRDLGISVKTEADVRGYNGQRVRSDIVAVLEGEYDLGWSRNSDGSFDLIADLWGVAKKHNQTELINSINQKYAVNKTLAEVKRPGLQNANVKLVLQK, from the coding sequence ATGTCTCACTTCAGCACTCTGCGCACCAAGATCACTGATGCCGAAATCCTGAAGGCTTCCTTGCGTGATTTGGGTATCTCGGTCAAGACTGAAGCTGATGTCCGTGGCTACAACGGTCAAAGAGTTCGTTCTGATATCGTTGCTGTTCTCGAAGGTGAATACGACCTAGGCTGGTCTCGCAATAGTGATGGTTCTTTCGATCTCATTGCTGACCTTTGGGGCGTTGCTAAGAAGCACAACCAAACTGAACTCATCAACTCCATTAATCAAAAGTACGCAGTTAATAAGACTCTGGCAGAAGTTAAGCGGCCTGGTCTGCAAAATGCCAACGTTAAACTAGTTCTGCAAAAGTAA
- a CDS encoding cobyrinate a,c-diamide synthase has protein sequence MALAIAGERSGVGKTTVTLALLAALQRRGLQVQSFKVGPDYIDPMFHTQVTGRACRNLDPVLTSEAYVQQCFARHVAGVDCALVEGVMGLFDGATGSEDCASTAHIARLLNIPVLLVLDCSRLSRSVAAIAHGYRSFDPRIQLAGVVLNRVGSDRHLELLQSALEPLNLPILGVLRRQAEITIPDRHLGLVPTGELDQFNSLIDRLADLGETCFDWPQLLPLLDAPPPQPSEPLVGQEQNLFPGPQVRIAVARDRAFNFYYADNLDCLEQLGAELVSWSPLSDPHLPVDVQGLYLGGGFPEVFAEQLADNASGRDGVRRAIQAGLPTYAECGGLMYLCQQIQGFDQQSWPMVGILPTTAVMGGRLTLGYRRAIAQQNSSLIAAGTTVCGHEFHRSTLTETTPQPLFQTWRYDPSSQEAPSLEGWRSQQVHASYLHLHWGSRPELAARFVRSCTQFQQPIAKFQ, from the coding sequence CGTTGCAGCGGCGAGGGTTGCAGGTGCAGTCTTTTAAGGTCGGTCCAGACTACATTGACCCGATGTTTCATACGCAGGTGACAGGTCGAGCTTGTCGCAACCTTGATCCCGTCCTCACTTCAGAAGCCTATGTTCAGCAATGTTTCGCTCGTCATGTTGCGGGGGTAGATTGTGCCTTAGTCGAAGGGGTGATGGGTCTATTTGATGGTGCAACGGGATCTGAGGACTGTGCTAGTACCGCTCATATTGCCCGTCTGCTCAACATTCCAGTTTTGCTAGTGCTAGATTGCAGCCGTTTGTCACGCTCTGTAGCAGCGATCGCCCACGGATACCGTTCGTTCGATCCACGAATTCAATTAGCGGGTGTGGTCCTGAACCGAGTTGGCAGCGATCGCCATCTAGAACTCTTGCAGTCAGCTTTAGAGCCGCTCAATTTGCCGATTTTGGGTGTATTACGTCGCCAAGCGGAGATCACGATTCCCGACCGTCACCTCGGTTTAGTTCCGACTGGAGAATTGGATCAGTTCAACTCCTTGATCGACCGACTCGCTGACTTAGGCGAAACCTGCTTTGATTGGCCCCAACTGTTGCCGTTGCTTGATGCACCGCCTCCCCAGCCTTCTGAGCCGTTAGTTGGTCAGGAGCAAAACTTGTTTCCTGGGCCTCAAGTGCGAATTGCTGTGGCCCGCGATCGTGCTTTTAACTTCTACTACGCCGACAACTTAGACTGCCTGGAACAATTAGGTGCAGAACTCGTTTCTTGGAGTCCTCTCAGCGATCCCCATTTGCCAGTAGATGTACAAGGGCTTTATTTGGGCGGTGGTTTTCCTGAAGTCTTTGCCGAGCAGTTGGCAGATAACGCTAGCGGACGAGATGGGGTACGACGGGCAATTCAAGCAGGGCTACCCACTTACGCCGAGTGTGGCGGGTTGATGTATTTATGTCAGCAGATTCAAGGGTTTGATCAGCAATCTTGGCCAATGGTTGGCATTTTGCCGACTACTGCTGTGATGGGGGGGCGTTTAACTCTGGGCTACCGACGGGCGATCGCGCAACAAAACAGTTCCTTAATCGCGGCAGGCACTACGGTTTGCGGCCACGAATTTCACCGCTCAACTCTGACTGAAACTACGCCCCAACCCTTATTTCAAACTTGGCGCTATGACCCATCGTCGCAAGAAGCACCCAGTCTAGAAGGCTGGCGATCGCAGCAAGTGCATGCCTCCTATTTACATTTGCACTGGGGGAGCCGACCCGAACTAGCCGCTCGATTTGTGCGATCCTGTACTCAGTTTCAACAACCCATCGCGAAATTTCAGTAG
- a CDS encoding AAA family ATPase, producing MQEELNILIQAQYPLIYLVTSEEERAEQAVAAIVQARSPQRPQLFIWTMTEGMVGHEQSRSPVQNNTVSPEAAIDWAIRQPSGVFLFKDLHPFKDSPAVTRRLRDAIARFKGTQKTIILMSPVQQVPIELEKEVVVLDFTLPTMAELNQVLSNQLDQLPRNRRITTEAREKLLKAALGLTRDEAEKVYRKALVTAGRLTEAEVDIVLSEKKQLIRRNGILEYIEEDETIDSVGGLEELKHWLKQRSNAFTERAREYGLPQPKGMLILGVPGCGKSLIAKTTSRLWGLPLIRLDMGRVYDGSMVGRSEANLRNALKTAESISPAILFIDEIDKAFAGSTGSADSDGGTSSRIFGSFLTWMQEKTSPVFVMATANRVERLPGEFLRKGRFDEIFFVDLPTKEERKEIFSIHLSKRRREIARFDLDQLATVCDGFSGAEIEQALIAAMYEAFAQEREFTQLDIIAAIKSTLPLSKTMNEQVTALRDWARQRARPAASSVAEYQRLEF from the coding sequence ATGCAAGAAGAGCTCAATATTTTAATTCAAGCTCAATACCCTCTTATCTATCTAGTTACCTCTGAAGAGGAACGGGCTGAGCAGGCAGTAGCTGCAATTGTTCAAGCTAGGTCACCCCAGCGTCCTCAGTTATTCATCTGGACAATGACTGAAGGGATGGTAGGGCACGAACAGTCCCGTAGTCCTGTGCAAAACAACACTGTTTCTCCAGAAGCAGCGATTGATTGGGCCATTCGGCAACCATCTGGCGTGTTCCTGTTTAAGGATTTGCACCCCTTCAAAGATTCTCCAGCAGTTACACGACGTCTCCGAGATGCGATCGCCCGATTTAAGGGAACACAAAAAACTATTATTTTGATGTCTCCCGTGCAGCAAGTTCCGATCGAGTTAGAAAAGGAAGTTGTAGTCCTCGATTTCACTCTGCCAACAATGGCTGAGTTAAATCAAGTGCTATCCAACCAACTAGACCAACTACCTCGCAACCGTCGGATTACAACCGAAGCACGAGAAAAACTCCTAAAAGCGGCTCTGGGACTTACCCGAGATGAAGCCGAAAAAGTTTATCGTAAAGCCTTAGTTACAGCGGGTCGCCTGACCGAAGCAGAAGTAGACATTGTTTTATCTGAAAAGAAGCAACTTATTCGCCGTAACGGAATCTTAGAGTACATCGAAGAAGACGAGACGATTGATTCCGTTGGCGGTTTAGAAGAACTCAAGCATTGGCTTAAGCAGCGCTCTAACGCCTTTACAGAAAGAGCCAGAGAATATGGTTTGCCTCAACCAAAAGGCATGCTGATCTTAGGAGTTCCAGGTTGCGGAAAGTCGTTGATCGCTAAAACCACTTCTAGGCTCTGGGGTTTGCCACTAATTCGTCTAGACATGGGCCGAGTTTACGACGGCTCAATGGTAGGTCGCTCTGAAGCCAACTTGCGTAATGCCTTAAAAACCGCTGAATCGATCTCTCCCGCGATTTTGTTTATCGATGAGATTGATAAAGCATTTGCAGGTAGCACTGGCTCTGCGGATTCGGATGGCGGTACCTCTAGTCGGATTTTTGGTTCATTCTTGACCTGGATGCAAGAGAAGACTTCTCCGGTGTTTGTGATGGCGACTGCTAACCGAGTGGAGCGCTTACCAGGCGAGTTTCTGAGAAAAGGGCGCTTTGATGAAATCTTCTTTGTTGATCTGCCGACTAAAGAAGAGCGCAAAGAGATTTTTAGTATTCACTTAAGCAAGCGGCGGCGTGAAATTGCTCGGTTTGATTTGGACCAGCTCGCGACTGTTTGCGATGGCTTTTCCGGGGCAGAAATTGAACAGGCGTTGATTGCAGCGATGTATGAGGCATTCGCCCAAGAACGGGAGTTTACTCAGCTCGATATTATCGCTGCGATCAAGTCAACATTGCCTCTGTCTAAGACAATGAACGAGCAGGTGACAGCCCTAAGAGACTGGGCAAGGCAGCGCGCGCGACCTGCTGCATCTTCCGTCGCAGAATATCAGCGACTGGAGTTCTAA
- a CDS encoding Crp/Fnr family transcriptional regulator, with translation MLTSVDRLLFVRGVPIFKELRDDFLVRLASIMDELSFPAKHTIFKEGQEGRSLYIVVSGRVRVHLSNQELAQLEKGACFGEMSLFDAEPRSASVSTLENCECLVLTQQQLYDAIDETPGIALNIIRLLSRRIRELNQRINAQDVENQKLLSFYNRHMNSREDSRLPSSY, from the coding sequence ATGCTAACTAGCGTCGATCGCCTACTTTTTGTTCGAGGAGTGCCTATCTTTAAAGAGCTACGGGATGATTTTCTCGTGAGATTAGCTTCGATTATGGATGAGCTATCTTTCCCGGCGAAGCACACCATCTTTAAAGAAGGGCAGGAAGGGCGATCGCTTTATATTGTGGTGTCTGGCCGAGTCCGTGTCCACCTGAGCAACCAAGAGCTGGCGCAGCTAGAGAAAGGTGCTTGCTTTGGGGAAATGTCTTTGTTTGATGCTGAGCCACGGTCGGCTTCGGTAAGCACGCTAGAAAATTGTGAGTGTCTGGTCCTAACGCAGCAGCAGCTTTACGATGCCATTGACGAGACTCCTGGCATTGCGCTCAATATCATTCGGTTGCTGTCCCGCCGGATTCGCGAACTAAATCAGAGAATTAATGCCCAAGACGTAGAAAATCAAAAACTATTGTCGTTCTACAACCGCCACATGAATAGCAGGGAGGACAGCCGCTTGCCATCTTCCTACTGA
- a CDS encoding 3'(2'),5'-bisphosphate nucleotidase CysQ — protein sequence MPLPSTEQDQKIRQVIRSCGLQVERLAKEHFQVSQKGPDDYVTNVDRALDQELTTAFSNLFPHDGLITEENTQSRQAFGDHYSQLWLIDPLDGTEDFIKGKAEFAIMVGLLQEYQPIAGWVYAPMLNQMYYGGCGWGLFQEKPGQDSERLEPVEPPPPQSGFCPMIIGTKDQNNFGEAIAKLIPDVQFYTLGSFGLKVMEVICGRAGLYVYFNGRVKLWDTTGPLAIAKAAGLVCCDLEGQPIRFTPDALDPDTLAHKQPILVGWPSYIEPLLPKLQKAIGMLRLQR from the coding sequence ATGCCCTTGCCTTCTACTGAACAAGATCAAAAAATTCGCCAAGTGATTCGTAGCTGCGGCTTGCAAGTAGAACGGTTGGCGAAAGAGCATTTCCAAGTTTCTCAAAAAGGTCCGGATGACTACGTAACGAATGTCGATCGCGCCTTAGATCAAGAATTGACGACAGCTTTCTCAAATTTATTTCCTCACGATGGTCTGATTACGGAGGAGAATACTCAATCAAGACAAGCCTTTGGAGATCACTACTCGCAGCTTTGGCTGATTGATCCGCTAGACGGCACTGAGGATTTTATCAAAGGCAAAGCAGAGTTCGCCATTATGGTCGGACTGTTGCAGGAATACCAACCGATCGCGGGTTGGGTCTATGCGCCAATGCTGAACCAAATGTATTATGGCGGCTGCGGTTGGGGACTATTTCAAGAAAAACCAGGACAGGATAGCGAGCGGTTAGAGCCTGTAGAGCCACCGCCACCTCAATCTGGGTTTTGCCCCATGATCATCGGCACAAAAGATCAAAACAACTTTGGGGAAGCGATCGCAAAGCTAATTCCAGATGTACAGTTCTACACGCTAGGCAGTTTTGGCCTTAAGGTCATGGAAGTAATTTGTGGCCGAGCAGGGCTTTATGTTTATTTCAATGGACGGGTGAAGCTGTGGGATACGACGGGTCCTTTAGCGATCGCTAAAGCCGCAGGGTTAGTTTGTTGCGACCTAGAAGGGCAACCAATCCGCTTTACTCCAGATGCTCTTGATCCAGATACGCTAGCCCACAAGCAACCCATTTTGGTTGGCTGGCCTTCTTATATAGAGCCGCTACTTCCCAAACTGCAAAAAGCGATCGGGATGTTACGGCTCCAAAGATAG